The following are encoded in a window of Nibricoccus aquaticus genomic DNA:
- a CDS encoding alpha-2-macroglobulin family protein has product MNLNPRASLAFLIALVFAAMLPAAPRDKEWKQVDEAAAQGLPKTAIERLDPIISAALAEKAYAEAIKAIGRKIALEGEIQGGKAEEKIARLEAELAKAPEPMKPMMQGVLAHWYWQYFQQNRWRIQQRTATAEAPGADLQTWDLARILAEIDRHFTAALTSDKLLQATPISEYDDLLQPGTAPDTYRPTLFDFLAYEALQFYQSGEQAARISENEFEIDATSPILGTTAEFLAWQLPPADGFSPKHKAISIYQSLLRFHAKDKDRSAFLDADLARLSYASNIATGETKTDRYKAALERFIEETNRHEISSRAIAALATQLNADDEPAKARDLAQRGLDAFPKSAGAAQCFNLIQEIEAPSAQLKTESVWNAPWPTLDVTYRNVTQVYFRAIPIDFNDHVTKSRWNYGRRDTDYVQLLATPPALQWSAELPATTDFKERTESLSAPATLRPGFYAIVASYDPTFHSTDNQISIATAWVSDLALVLRLRHDRTEHSGLVLNALTGEPVSGATIRLWKRNNDGAMKPVSPKTTDANGQFTFSTENNPLVILAEHAGHAVASGQEVYAYGYHDRVRAQTQTVFFTDRAIYRPGQTVSYKGVSIRYDQNAAKYDAVARRKVTVLFKDPNGQEIARATHTTNDYGSFSGVFTAPRDRLAGRMSIQVSDGNGSTGFSVEEYKRPKFQVALDAPAEAAKLDAPVTVTGKATAYTGASIGGAKVKWRVERLVQLPYWCWWFQPPATKSIAHGTAITDADGTFKIDFTAAPDRAVPEKNEPVFVFNIHADITDTTGETRSSNRSVRSGYTALQATLTADDWQTSDKPVELAIATTSLDSDPQSATGTLTLHALKQPEKVQRASLQQERSWWRFGNDTPPVDPTNPDSWELGERVASEAFSTDAKSAGLAKIPVTLKPGIYRASVETKDRFGKTVTARHTVQVLDPAAARFSIKIPDHLGSPTWSVEPGENFTALWGTGYDQGRAFVELECAGKPIKSYWTPADRTQSLIELPVAEAMRGGFTLCVTSIRENRAYTHERVINVPWSNKQLTVKWDRFRSKLLPGEKETWTATISGPDASRASAEMVAALYDVSLDQYQPHNWPQTFGVFRTEFSRTRIEFQNELRNFNTIYGWKHPENRSFAWSYRSFPHTILQSAMDGDVIELHAFSVSSDRRGGALRKQNRAMAPAPAAMLAESKEVASESYTVLGQSGGGLVTPESPPPPPNLSKITVRTNLNETAFFFPQLLSGDDGVVKMVFTMPEALTEWKLLGFAHDKQLRSGFITEKVVTAKDLMVEPNPPRFLREGDTLEFTVKVTNQSDQPQTGTVRLTFTDAATQASVDAALANQKPEQLFDVPAKQSRSYSWRISVPDGLGFLTYKAVAASTTLSDGEDGFLPVLSRRILVTESLPLPIRGKSTKQFTFPKLLNSGSSDTLKHQSLTVQMTSQPAWYAVMALPYLMEYPYECSEQVFNRLYANALARHIAASDPKIRRVFDLWKNTPALDSPLEKNQNLKSVLLEETPWLRQAKSESEARRNVGLLFDANRLDEESARQLRTLSERQLSEGLWPWFPGGRPSEYISLYITTGFGRLRHLGVELDTAPAIKSLAGLDAWMTKRHADILKSPHPDQYVPGYTDALYLYGRSFFLKDRPIAAAHKAATDFFLQQSRKFWLRVDSRQSQAHLALALQRFDDKATALAIVKSLRERSVSNEELGMFWRDTELSWWWYRAPIETQALMIEAFSEIADDKQAVEDLQVWLLKQKQTQNWKTTKATADAIYGLLVRGNNLLSSDALVEVSLGGETIKPEKVEAGTGFYEKTFAASEIKPTQGEITVRKTDDGVSWGSVHWQYLEDIAKITPHEGTPLTLKKTLWLKENTSKGPVLKPVSGALAVGDELVVRIELRTDRDMEFVHLKDQRGSGTEPVNVLSRYRYQDGLGYYESTRDTASHFFIDYLPKGTYVFEYSTRVQLRGRYQSGIAEIQCMYAPEFNSHSESIALEIK; this is encoded by the coding sequence ATGAACCTGAACCCACGCGCTTCACTCGCCTTCCTCATCGCCCTCGTTTTCGCGGCCATGCTTCCCGCCGCCCCACGTGACAAGGAATGGAAACAAGTCGACGAAGCCGCCGCCCAAGGCCTCCCTAAAACCGCCATCGAGCGCCTCGACCCCATCATCTCCGCTGCCCTCGCCGAAAAAGCCTACGCCGAAGCCATCAAAGCCATCGGCCGCAAAATCGCCCTCGAAGGCGAAATCCAAGGCGGCAAAGCCGAGGAAAAAATCGCACGCCTCGAAGCCGAACTCGCCAAGGCCCCCGAGCCCATGAAGCCCATGATGCAGGGCGTCCTCGCACACTGGTATTGGCAGTACTTCCAGCAAAACCGCTGGCGCATCCAGCAACGCACCGCCACCGCCGAAGCCCCGGGTGCTGACCTTCAGACATGGGATCTCGCCCGCATCCTCGCCGAGATCGACCGCCATTTCACCGCCGCCCTCACCAGCGACAAACTCCTCCAGGCGACTCCGATCTCCGAATACGACGACCTCCTCCAGCCCGGCACCGCCCCCGACACCTACCGCCCCACGCTCTTCGACTTCCTCGCGTACGAAGCCCTCCAGTTCTACCAGTCCGGCGAACAAGCCGCCCGCATCTCCGAAAACGAATTCGAGATCGACGCCACCTCCCCGATCCTCGGCACCACCGCCGAATTCCTCGCCTGGCAGCTCCCGCCCGCCGACGGCTTTTCCCCGAAGCACAAAGCCATCTCGATCTACCAATCGCTGCTCCGCTTCCACGCGAAGGACAAAGACCGCTCCGCCTTCCTCGACGCCGACCTCGCCCGCCTCAGCTACGCCAGCAACATCGCCACCGGCGAAACCAAGACCGACCGCTACAAAGCCGCCCTCGAGCGTTTCATCGAAGAAACCAACCGCCACGAAATCTCTTCCCGCGCCATCGCCGCGCTCGCCACACAACTCAACGCCGACGACGAACCCGCCAAAGCCCGCGATCTCGCCCAGCGCGGCCTCGACGCCTTTCCGAAAAGCGCCGGCGCGGCCCAGTGCTTCAACCTCATCCAGGAAATCGAAGCCCCTTCCGCCCAGCTGAAAACTGAGTCCGTCTGGAACGCGCCCTGGCCCACGCTCGACGTGACCTACCGCAACGTCACCCAGGTTTACTTCCGCGCCATCCCCATCGATTTCAACGACCACGTCACCAAGTCCCGCTGGAACTACGGCCGTCGCGACACCGACTACGTCCAACTTCTCGCCACCCCGCCTGCCCTCCAGTGGAGCGCCGAACTTCCCGCGACCACCGACTTCAAGGAGCGCACCGAATCGCTCTCCGCCCCCGCCACACTCAGGCCCGGCTTCTACGCAATAGTCGCCAGCTACGACCCGACCTTCCACTCGACCGATAACCAGATCAGCATCGCCACAGCCTGGGTCAGCGACCTCGCCCTCGTCCTCCGCCTTCGCCACGACCGCACCGAACATTCCGGCCTAGTCCTCAACGCCCTCACCGGCGAGCCCGTCTCAGGAGCCACGATACGCCTTTGGAAACGCAACAACGACGGCGCGATGAAACCCGTCTCGCCCAAAACGACCGACGCCAACGGCCAGTTCACGTTCTCCACCGAAAACAATCCCCTCGTCATCCTCGCCGAACACGCCGGCCACGCCGTCGCCAGCGGCCAGGAAGTTTACGCTTACGGCTACCACGACCGCGTACGCGCTCAGACCCAGACCGTCTTCTTCACCGACCGCGCCATCTACCGCCCGGGCCAGACCGTCTCCTACAAAGGCGTCTCCATCCGCTACGATCAGAACGCCGCCAAATACGACGCGGTCGCCCGCCGCAAAGTCACCGTCCTCTTCAAAGACCCCAACGGTCAGGAGATCGCCCGCGCCACCCACACGACCAACGACTACGGCTCCTTCAGCGGCGTCTTCACCGCTCCCCGCGACCGCCTCGCCGGCCGCATGAGCATTCAGGTCAGCGACGGCAACGGCAGTACCGGCTTCAGCGTCGAGGAGTACAAACGTCCCAAATTCCAGGTAGCCCTCGATGCCCCCGCAGAAGCCGCGAAACTCGATGCGCCCGTCACCGTCACCGGCAAAGCCACCGCCTACACCGGCGCCAGCATCGGCGGCGCAAAAGTGAAATGGCGCGTCGAACGCCTCGTACAGCTTCCCTACTGGTGCTGGTGGTTCCAGCCGCCCGCCACCAAATCCATCGCCCACGGCACCGCCATCACCGACGCCGACGGCACCTTCAAGATCGATTTCACCGCCGCGCCCGACCGCGCCGTCCCCGAGAAGAACGAGCCCGTATTCGTTTTCAACATTCACGCCGATATCACCGACACCACCGGCGAAACCCGCTCCAGCAACCGCTCCGTTCGCAGCGGCTACACCGCCCTTCAAGCCACCCTCACCGCCGACGACTGGCAGACCTCCGACAAACCCGTCGAACTCGCCATCGCCACCACGTCCCTCGACAGCGACCCGCAATCCGCCACCGGAACCCTCACTCTGCACGCGCTCAAGCAGCCCGAGAAAGTTCAGCGCGCGTCTCTGCAACAGGAGCGCTCCTGGTGGCGCTTCGGCAACGACACGCCCCCGGTCGATCCCACCAATCCCGACTCCTGGGAACTCGGCGAACGCGTCGCCAGCGAAGCCTTCTCCACCGACGCCAAGTCCGCAGGCCTCGCCAAAATCCCCGTCACGCTGAAGCCCGGCATCTACCGCGCCTCCGTCGAGACCAAAGACCGCTTCGGCAAAACCGTCACCGCCCGCCACACCGTTCAAGTCCTCGATCCCGCCGCCGCCCGCTTCAGCATCAAGATCCCCGATCACCTCGGCTCTCCCACGTGGTCCGTCGAACCCGGCGAAAACTTCACCGCGCTCTGGGGCACCGGCTACGATCAAGGCCGCGCCTTCGTCGAACTCGAGTGCGCCGGCAAACCCATCAAGAGCTACTGGACCCCCGCCGACCGCACCCAGTCGCTCATCGAGTTGCCCGTCGCCGAAGCCATGCGCGGCGGCTTCACCCTCTGCGTCACCTCCATCCGCGAAAACCGCGCCTACACCCACGAGCGCGTCATCAACGTCCCCTGGTCCAACAAACAACTCACCGTGAAGTGGGACCGCTTCCGCTCCAAACTCCTTCCCGGCGAAAAAGAAACCTGGACCGCCACCATCTCCGGTCCCGACGCCAGCCGCGCCTCCGCCGAAATGGTCGCCGCCCTCTACGACGTCTCGCTCGACCAATACCAGCCCCACAACTGGCCGCAGACCTTCGGTGTCTTCCGTACCGAGTTCAGCCGCACCCGCATCGAATTCCAAAACGAGCTCCGCAACTTCAACACGATCTACGGTTGGAAACATCCCGAGAACCGTTCCTTCGCGTGGAGCTACCGATCCTTCCCCCATACAATTCTCCAATCGGCAATGGATGGAGACGTGATCGAGCTGCACGCATTCTCCGTGTCGTCAGATCGCCGGGGCGGCGCTCTCAGAAAACAGAACCGTGCTATGGCTCCAGCCCCTGCAGCCATGCTTGCTGAATCAAAAGAGGTAGCGTCCGAGAGCTACACCGTTCTGGGCCAATCTGGTGGCGGCTTGGTTACACCCGAATCTCCCCCACCTCCCCCCAACCTCTCCAAAATCACCGTCCGCACCAACCTCAACGAAACCGCCTTCTTCTTCCCGCAACTCCTCTCGGGCGACGACGGTGTCGTGAAGATGGTCTTCACCATGCCCGAGGCCCTCACCGAGTGGAAACTCCTCGGCTTCGCTCACGACAAACAACTCCGCTCCGGCTTCATCACCGAAAAAGTCGTAACCGCCAAAGACCTCATGGTAGAGCCCAATCCCCCGCGCTTCCTCCGCGAAGGCGACACACTCGAATTCACCGTCAAGGTCACCAACCAGAGCGACCAGCCGCAGACCGGCACCGTCCGCCTCACCTTCACCGACGCCGCCACGCAAGCCTCTGTCGATGCCGCGCTCGCCAATCAAAAACCCGAGCAGCTCTTCGACGTCCCCGCCAAACAATCGCGCAGCTACTCCTGGCGCATCTCCGTCCCCGACGGCCTCGGCTTCCTGACCTACAAAGCCGTCGCCGCCTCCACCACGCTCAGCGACGGCGAGGACGGTTTCCTGCCCGTCCTCAGCCGCCGGATACTCGTCACCGAGTCGCTCCCGCTCCCCATCCGCGGAAAATCCACCAAGCAGTTCACCTTCCCGAAACTCCTCAACTCCGGTTCCTCCGACACGCTCAAGCATCAATCGCTCACCGTGCAGATGACCTCGCAGCCCGCCTGGTACGCCGTGATGGCCCTGCCCTACTTGATGGAGTACCCGTACGAGTGCAGCGAACAGGTCTTCAACCGACTCTACGCCAACGCCCTCGCCCGCCACATCGCCGCGTCCGATCCGAAGATCCGCCGCGTCTTCGATCTCTGGAAAAACACGCCCGCGCTCGATTCACCGCTGGAGAAAAACCAGAACCTCAAATCCGTCCTCCTCGAAGAAACGCCCTGGCTCCGTCAGGCCAAATCCGAGAGCGAAGCCCGCCGCAACGTCGGCCTGCTTTTCGATGCCAACCGCCTCGACGAAGAATCCGCCCGCCAGCTCCGCACGCTCTCGGAGCGCCAGCTCAGCGAAGGCCTCTGGCCGTGGTTCCCCGGCGGCCGCCCGAGCGAGTACATCAGCCTCTACATCACGACCGGCTTCGGCCGCCTGCGTCACCTCGGCGTCGAACTCGACACCGCCCCCGCGATCAAATCCCTCGCCGGCCTCGACGCGTGGATGACCAAGCGTCACGCCGACATTCTCAAGTCGCCGCACCCCGATCAGTACGTCCCCGGCTACACCGACGCGCTCTATCTCTACGGCCGCAGCTTCTTCCTCAAAGACCGCCCCATTGCCGCCGCCCACAAAGCCGCCACCGACTTCTTCCTCCAGCAGTCGCGCAAATTCTGGCTCCGCGTCGACAGCCGCCAGAGCCAGGCCCACCTCGCCCTCGCGCTCCAACGCTTCGACGACAAAGCCACCGCACTCGCCATCGTGAAGTCACTCAGGGAGCGCAGCGTCTCCAACGAAGAACTTGGCATGTTCTGGCGCGACACCGAACTCAGCTGGTGGTGGTACCGCGCCCCCATCGAAACCCAGGCGCTCATGATCGAAGCGTTCTCCGAAATCGCCGACGACAAACAGGCCGTCGAAGACCTCCAAGTCTGGCTCCTGAAACAAAAGCAGACCCAAAACTGGAAAACCACCAAAGCCACCGCCGACGCCATCTACGGCCTCCTCGTTCGCGGCAACAACCTGCTCTCCAGCGACGCGCTTGTCGAAGTCTCCCTCGGCGGCGAAACGATCAAGCCCGAGAAAGTAGAAGCCGGCACCGGCTTCTACGAAAAGACTTTCGCCGCGTCGGAGATCAAACCCACCCAAGGCGAAATCACCGTCCGCAAAACCGACGACGGCGTCAGCTGGGGCAGCGTCCACTGGCAGTACCTCGAAGACATCGCGAAAATCACGCCGCACGAAGGCACACCGCTTACGCTCAAGAAAACCCTCTGGCTCAAAGAAAACACCTCCAAGGGGCCCGTCCTCAAACCCGTCTCCGGCGCGCTCGCCGTCGGCGACGAACTCGTCGTCCGCATCGAACTCCGCACCGACCGCGACATGGAGTTCGTCCACTTGAAGGACCAACGCGGCAGCGGCACCGAACCCGTCAACGTCCTCAGCCGCTACCGCTACCAAGACGGACTCGGTTACTACGAAAGCACGCGCGACACCGCATCGCACTTCTTCATCGATTACCTACCGAAGGGCACGTACGTCTTCGAATACTCGACCCGCGTGCAACTCCGCGGCCGCTACCAAAGCGGCATCGCCGAGATCCAGTGCATGTACGCCCCCGAGTTCAACAGCCACTCCGAGAGCATCGCGCTGGAGATCAAGTAG
- a CDS encoding SDR family NAD(P)-dependent oxidoreductase — MNLKLENKTALITGSTKGIGFAIARVLAAEGANVIVNGRSKDSADEAARKIGSNARGIAADVSTAAGCASLVVQAGAVDILVNNAGIFEPKAFAEIPDADWERFYQVNVMSGVRLTRAFFPGMLERNWGRVVFISSESGVQIPEEMIHYGMTKAAEIALVNGLARLTKGTGVTVNAVLPGPTASEGVTDFVNTLATDAKQSAEDFEKAFFRSVRPTSLLQRFATVDEVADTVAFLSSPLASATNGAAVRVDGGVVRTT; from the coding sequence ATGAACCTGAAACTCGAAAACAAGACCGCACTCATCACAGGATCGACCAAGGGCATCGGCTTCGCGATTGCCCGCGTCCTCGCCGCAGAAGGGGCGAACGTCATCGTTAATGGACGCAGCAAAGACTCTGCTGATGAAGCGGCCCGGAAGATCGGATCGAATGCGCGCGGGATCGCGGCGGATGTGAGCACGGCGGCGGGTTGTGCATCGCTCGTGGTGCAGGCGGGGGCGGTGGATATTTTGGTGAACAACGCGGGGATTTTTGAGCCGAAGGCGTTCGCGGAGATTCCGGATGCGGACTGGGAGCGGTTTTATCAGGTGAATGTGATGTCGGGCGTGCGGCTGACGCGGGCGTTTTTCCCGGGGATGCTGGAACGGAACTGGGGGCGCGTGGTGTTTATCTCGTCGGAGAGCGGCGTGCAGATTCCCGAGGAGATGATTCACTACGGGATGACGAAGGCGGCGGAGATCGCGCTGGTGAACGGGCTGGCGCGGCTCACGAAGGGAACGGGCGTGACGGTGAATGCGGTGCTGCCCGGGCCGACGGCGTCGGAGGGGGTGACGGATTTTGTGAACACGCTCGCGACGGATGCGAAGCAGTCGGCGGAGGATTTCGAGAAAGCGTTTTTCCGCAGCGTGCGGCCGACGTCGTTGCTGCAACGTTTCGCGACGGTGGACGAAGTGGCGGACACGGTGGCGTTTTTGTCTTCACCGCTGGCGAGCGCGACGAATGGGGCGGCGGTGCGGGTGGATGGCGGAGTGGTGAGGACGACGTGA
- a CDS encoding ATP-grasp domain-containing protein: MNTTGLNLLISDKADTERDALADAFVRHGGEVHRIGRFWDPPVFPRETVRVYGADSFCLVLQQKLGFDLCFPDDELLLRVPEPFLKRRLEMSTLAEVSGGPFPAFIKPVTPKQFRGAVYSSADTLSEECRGLTPDIKVFVAEQVRLAAEVRSFVLDGQVLDAAVYEGSANVADAVRFVREVIDAVKLPHAVVVDVGFIADRGWAVVEFNAAWGAGLNGCEAEKVLPAIMAASQPTCSASTRIQ; this comes from the coding sequence ATGAACACGACCGGGCTGAACCTTCTCATCTCCGATAAGGCCGATACGGAGCGCGATGCGCTGGCAGATGCGTTTGTTCGCCACGGAGGAGAGGTTCATCGGATCGGACGCTTTTGGGATCCGCCGGTGTTTCCTCGCGAGACTGTGCGAGTGTACGGAGCGGATTCGTTCTGTTTGGTGCTTCAGCAAAAGCTGGGGTTCGATCTTTGTTTTCCGGACGACGAGTTGCTCCTGCGAGTTCCTGAACCGTTCCTGAAGCGGCGGCTCGAGATGAGCACGCTGGCAGAAGTTTCGGGTGGACCGTTTCCGGCGTTCATCAAACCGGTCACACCAAAACAATTTCGAGGGGCAGTCTATTCGTCGGCTGACACGCTCTCGGAAGAGTGCCGCGGCTTAACGCCGGACATAAAAGTCTTCGTCGCCGAGCAAGTGCGGCTCGCAGCGGAGGTGCGTAGCTTCGTGTTGGATGGGCAGGTGCTGGATGCGGCTGTTTACGAAGGAAGCGCAAACGTCGCGGATGCGGTAAGATTTGTTCGTGAGGTGATCGATGCCGTGAAGCTCCCGCATGCTGTGGTCGTTGATGTGGGGTTCATCGCTGACCGAGGCTGGGCCGTGGTTGAGTTCAATGCGGCGTGGGGGGCCGGACTTAATGGCTGCGAAGCGGAAAAGGTTCTGCCAGCGATTATGGCTGCATCTCAGCCGACCTGTAGCGCAAGCACGCGCATCCAGTGA
- a CDS encoding DUF2971 domain-containing protein yields the protein MKMDQIIDTKNSDQYVYHYTKISSVIDHILPKRSLRIGSFSKTNDPKEVKEWSFWLSSNSSSGALVNQDKQRLSQAFSTELKGCARVICFCSDRPQLTGDRIADIFDRGFVKPRMWAQYAEDHAGVCLVFDRELLHQRMVKTFEPRCRISSGPVVYRNRPVVGLNTDPAYGINVDALKEWGLRKYALKHLENFHHRLFFEKMSDWSAEEEYRWVVWSNTTDDLYLDYGAALKAVIFGDKVRPDLAEKVMGLTQDDDVYWHGLKWQNCSPWYDFGNLKYDRSLRISGGWGQPPLPR from the coding sequence ATGAAGATGGACCAGATCATTGATACCAAAAACTCCGATCAGTACGTCTATCACTACACCAAGATTAGCTCGGTGATAGATCACATACTCCCTAAACGATCTTTGCGTATCGGTAGTTTTTCCAAAACGAATGACCCAAAGGAGGTCAAAGAATGGTCGTTTTGGCTCAGCTCAAATAGCTCTTCTGGCGCGCTCGTGAACCAAGATAAGCAACGTCTTTCACAGGCGTTCTCTACTGAACTCAAAGGTTGCGCACGCGTGATATGCTTTTGTTCGGATCGTCCTCAACTTACGGGAGATCGTATTGCCGATATCTTTGATCGAGGCTTTGTGAAGCCGCGGATGTGGGCCCAGTATGCGGAAGACCATGCAGGTGTGTGCCTCGTTTTTGATCGAGAGCTCCTTCACCAACGGATGGTCAAAACCTTTGAACCGCGTTGCAGGATTTCTTCAGGACCGGTTGTTTATCGAAATCGGCCAGTCGTAGGACTGAACACCGATCCCGCTTATGGTATAAACGTGGATGCGCTGAAGGAATGGGGGCTTCGCAAGTACGCGTTAAAGCATCTGGAGAATTTTCATCATCGGCTCTTTTTTGAAAAAATGTCCGATTGGAGCGCAGAAGAAGAATACCGCTGGGTAGTTTGGAGTAATACGACAGATGATCTTTATCTCGACTATGGCGCCGCACTAAAAGCGGTCATTTTCGGCGATAAAGTAAGACCTGATCTAGCTGAGAAGGTCATGGGTCTTACTCAAGACGATGATGTCTATTGGCACGGATTGAAGTGGCAGAATTGCAGCCCTTGGTACGACTTTGGGAATCTGAAGTATGATCGGTCGCTTCGTATAAGCGGAGGCTGGGGGCAGCCACCGTTGCCACGGTAA
- a CDS encoding TIM-barrel domain-containing protein, with translation MMRYPRSACVGLWLKVGALALAGVSPLVADVTSQPILSSVVDVSRDFRDFANSYFVVDHVAAFDPATGAGKLGWRRTKYQWGISFNNTSATYEKVPGNEWPTTVYAVDPELPFSLEFVSPRTIRLRMATSSTARAEREKSLMLVREPQRDGSWETRKIEGGWAFKSAVGEVTLRDKPWRIEIRDAAGKLLTQTLTEKSELPFSFVRRASDYSRSVAAVFSLAPGEKIFGGGESYTELNKRGQKLVLWTHDVLGAESPEMYKPVPFFLSSRGYGMFMHTSSPVTCDFGATESGRNALTTGDDALDLFIFLGDPKEVIGAYTELTGRAAMPPLWSFGLWMSRITYKAEAEVREVAAKLREHRIPSDVIHLDTGWFETDWECDYRFSTTRFTDPQTMITDLKRDGFRVSLWQLPYFVPKNRLFPEIVTRGLAVKDAKGNLPTEDAVLDFSNTEAIAWYQENIAGLLKMGVGAIKVDFGEAAPGNGLYTSGSTGFYEHNLYPLRYQKVVAEVTRATTGEDILWARAAWAGSQRYPIHWSGDTPNTDSAMAGTLRGGLSLGVCGFSFWSHDIGGFFGKPSVDLYRRWMPFGMLVSHSRTHGAPPREPWEYGKAFEDDFRKAAELKYRLMPYVYAQAKDSSERGLPMMRALFIEYPDDPGAWLVDDAYLFGSSILVAPLLEAGVTARNVYLPGGRWIDYQTGRVYERGWQRIEAGEIPVIMLVRDGTVLPHIGLAQSTAQMDWTKIELRVFAADEKTRAASGLVCLPTDNELKTVALERSAAVGGAGALTEFALRADPLGARVKWTVRAAEVKK, from the coding sequence ATGATGCGTTACCCCCGCTCGGCTTGTGTTGGTCTTTGGTTGAAGGTTGGCGCACTGGCGCTGGCAGGTGTTTCGCCCTTGGTGGCGGATGTCACGTCGCAGCCGATCTTGAGTTCGGTCGTGGATGTGAGCCGGGATTTTCGGGACTTCGCGAATTCTTACTTCGTCGTGGATCATGTGGCGGCGTTTGATCCGGCGACGGGCGCGGGGAAACTGGGGTGGCGGCGGACGAAGTATCAGTGGGGAATCTCGTTTAACAACACGAGCGCCACGTATGAGAAGGTGCCGGGCAATGAGTGGCCGACGACCGTTTATGCGGTGGATCCGGAGCTGCCGTTCTCGCTGGAGTTTGTCTCGCCGCGCACGATCCGGTTGCGGATGGCGACGAGTTCGACGGCGCGGGCGGAGCGGGAAAAGTCGCTCATGCTGGTGCGCGAGCCGCAGCGCGATGGTTCTTGGGAGACGCGGAAGATCGAGGGCGGGTGGGCGTTTAAGAGTGCGGTGGGCGAGGTGACGTTGCGCGACAAGCCGTGGCGTATCGAGATCCGCGATGCGGCGGGGAAGCTGCTCACGCAGACGTTGACGGAGAAGAGCGAGCTGCCGTTTTCGTTTGTGCGGCGGGCGTCGGATTATTCGCGGAGTGTGGCGGCGGTGTTTTCGCTGGCGCCGGGGGAGAAGATTTTTGGCGGCGGGGAGTCTTACACGGAGTTGAACAAGCGCGGGCAGAAGCTGGTGTTGTGGACGCATGATGTGCTCGGGGCGGAGAGTCCGGAGATGTACAAGCCGGTGCCGTTTTTCCTGAGCAGCCGCGGGTATGGGATGTTCATGCACACGTCGTCGCCGGTGACGTGCGACTTCGGGGCGACGGAGTCGGGGCGCAATGCGCTGACGACCGGGGACGATGCGCTGGATCTGTTTATTTTTCTCGGCGATCCGAAGGAGGTGATCGGCGCGTACACGGAGCTGACGGGGCGCGCGGCGATGCCGCCGTTGTGGTCGTTTGGGTTGTGGATGAGCCGCATCACGTACAAGGCCGAGGCGGAGGTGCGCGAGGTGGCGGCGAAGCTGAGGGAGCATCGCATCCCGAGCGATGTGATCCATCTGGACACGGGGTGGTTCGAGACGGACTGGGAGTGCGACTATCGTTTCTCAACGACGCGGTTCACCGATCCGCAGACGATGATCACGGATTTGAAGCGGGACGGATTCCGGGTGTCGTTATGGCAGCTGCCGTATTTCGTGCCGAAGAACCGGTTGTTTCCCGAGATCGTGACGCGCGGCCTGGCGGTGAAAGATGCGAAGGGAAATCTGCCGACGGAGGATGCGGTGCTGGATTTTTCGAATACGGAGGCGATCGCGTGGTATCAGGAAAATATCGCGGGGCTGCTGAAGATGGGCGTGGGCGCGATCAAGGTGGATTTCGGTGAGGCGGCGCCGGGCAACGGGCTGTACACGTCGGGAAGCACGGGGTTTTATGAGCACAATCTGTATCCGCTGCGTTATCAGAAAGTGGTGGCGGAGGTGACGCGGGCGACGACTGGTGAGGACATCCTCTGGGCGCGCGCGGCGTGGGCGGGGAGCCAGCGTTATCCGATCCACTGGAGCGGGGACACGCCGAACACGGACTCGGCGATGGCGGGAACGCTGCGTGGCGGACTGTCGCTGGGCGTGTGCGGATTTTCGTTTTGGAGCCACGACATCGGCGGGTTTTTCGGCAAACCGTCGGTCGATCTGTACCGGCGCTGGATGCCGTTTGGGATGCTGGTGTCGCACAGCCGCACGCATGGAGCGCCGCCGCGCGAGCCGTGGGAATATGGGAAGGCGTTTGAGGATGATTTCCGGAAGGCGGCGGAGCTGAAATACCGGTTGATGCCGTATGTGTACGCGCAGGCGAAGGATTCGTCGGAGCGCGGACTGCCGATGATGCGGGCGCTCTTCATCGAGTATCCGGACGATCCCGGCGCATGGCTGGTAGACGACGCGTATCTGTTTGGGTCGAGCATCCTGGTGGCTCCGCTGCTCGAAGCGGGCGTGACGGCGCGTAACGTTTATCTGCCGGGCGGGCGCTGGATCGATTATCAGACGGGGCGCGTGTACGAGCGCGGCTGGCAGCGGATCGAGGCGGGGGAAATTCCGGTGATCATGTTGGTGCGCGATGGGACGGTGCTGCCGCACATCGGGCTCGCGCAATCGACGGCGCAGATGGATTGGACGAAGATCGAGCTGCGTGTTTTCGCGGCGGATGAGAAGACGCGGGCGGCGAGTGGGCTCGTTTGTTTGCCGACGGACAATGAATTGAAGACGGTGGCGCTGGAGCGGAGTGCGGCGGTGGGCGGGGCAGGTGCGCTGACGGAGTTTGCGTTAAGAGCAGATCCGCTGGGCGCGCGGGTGAAGTGGACGGTGCGCGCGGCCGAGGTGAAGAAATGA